DNA from Yamadazyma tenuis chromosome 5, complete sequence:
TTGGAGATTTTTGGCAGCGATGAGCATATATACATTAACATCGACGtgactttcaagaacatcacAAGGATATCTAATAATAGAGgcaagttggagaaatgGTTGGAAAAGAGCTGGATTGAAAAGGACCATTTCTTGTCAAGTATCTattcatcttgaagttgaaaaatcgGAACTGCTTTGATCTCAGAAGCTTGGTTATTGTCTCTCTGGATCTTATAGAAGTATTCACAAGAATCAGCATTAATGTGACTCAAAAACTTCTGATCATGagtgataatgataatcTGAAAATTGTCCTGCTCCCTTCTCAGCTCCACGATCCTATTCAAAGATTCGGCTAGAGAACGGGAATTctcttcatccaagttggtaGTAGGTTCATCTAAAGTAATCATTCCACAGTGTGAACCAAAACACTCTGCAAGGGTTAATCTTATCAATATACTTGTGAGCACTCGCTGACCCGCAGAACACCTTCCTCTCATATCAAGCTCTACCTTTCCTTTCTGCATCACCACTCTGTAGTTATATGATCTGTTACCCTTGTTCTGGCTGTTCATATCCGACTTGATCGCAATAAAGTCAATATCCGTACCCTGGTATGTGCTAGACCACAAGTATCTCAACATTCtattgatttcttccattTTTATACTGTGATACTTCATGATAGCATTATCAACTGATTTGGAATAAGTTACCAAATCATTAGAAATCAACATATTGGTTTGCAATTTTATCCATTCTTCATGGTAATGATGTTCCACATCTTTATATTCCGAGTTGAGTTCACTCCGTAAGGATTTTACCTGTTCCTTTATTTGCTTGACTTGTCCAATTTTATAGGAGTTTtctgagttcaagttggtgatgagatCACGAAGCTTTTTGGATTCTGACTGGTATTGGTTCTTTTGGGTTTCAGCTTCTTGTATATTCAATTTCAgaatttcttcatccaaagtTGAAATCTCAGTTTGAAGGTTTCTGTAGTCGATGTTATCCCTGAAAattgacttcaagtttgttGACTCGTTaatcttcttttccactatcttcaatttcttggaGCATTCAGCGATCTTGATTGACAAGGCTTCTTGGTCATTAGTCAATTGGACAATGTCGCTTTGATTCTGCTTCAAAAGAGGAAGGTCCAGCTGCTCGAATTGCTCAACTTTCTTATAAAGGTCGCTAAAGGTCTCAAACCTTTGCCTAATTTTGTCCACATGTGCTTTCTTTTGCTGTTCTTCTTCGGAGTACTGAGCTACCAACCTTTCATAGTTAGACACCTCTATATCCTTCTCTTTGTTTAATTCAGTTAacttttgttcaatatCTTCtatttccaagttctgTTTGGAGATAGAAATCTGATAATCCGTGAttaagtttttgaagttcttgagatCACTTAGTTCACTTTcgatgttcttgatcttaATCTCCATATCTTTGATGTTCCCCGACAATTTATTAagttctctttctttgttgaacttcaattctttgtCACTGCTAAGTTTATTTCTTATgcttttgatttcaaagttTACGTCATTAActgacttgttcaattcgTCAATAGAAAGGGACTCTTTGATACCCACTTCATTCAATTCTTTCTCAGAAGCATCCAATTTTTCTTTGAGGAGCTTGAGCTGATTCTTCAGGCgtctgatttcttcaacaagatgcTTGTGGTCATTGAGCCCGTTGAATTTTTCCTGTCCTGATGTTAAGACTTCTTCACTTTTTGCACATTGGGATTCGATGTCTTTTAATAATTTCTCAAGTGCCTCTTTCTTAGTGGTCTCAGATTGCTTTACTTCATTGACCAAAGACTTATATCTCACCACATCTGGTTGTATTGACTTTAACATCTCATAGTCAGCCTTGGCTTCCTTATATTCCGCAGTCACCTGCTCTCTACTCATGTTCTTAACTTCATTATTCAAGTATTCgatgaacttcttcaactcgtGCTCGTTGAAGGATCTTTGACAAAGCAAGCAGTTATGGGATTGCTGGCTGACTTCTACTGCCTTTATCCTGAAATTTTTCGAAACTTCAAACGTTTTCAAGGTTTCAACTGAGTTGTTGAGATcatcttcagcttctttcGATATCAGTTCATAATTATCAATTTCATTTTCGCTAATAACTTCCGAGATCTTTGACTTGGTTTTCTCTAGCTCATCAGATAACTCAAACAGCTTACTATCATTTAGTTGGATTTTGATATCAAttgagttcttcaagttcaagtttttgtcaTGGGCCTCTTTTAAACTTTCCAATTCTGACTTTGCCTCACCGTAAGATTGACTGAACTTGGTATCAAAGTTATCAATAGTTATCTCGGATATTAAATCTTGTAATTTCTTTAAGTTGGAAGTATTCAGATTCTCCTGGTGGCGAATTAAGTCCTGGGTgttattgattttgttcattaACTCACTttggttgttgaagctctGAATTTTCTTGTTATAATCATCATACTGGATCTCCAAATCGTTTAATTTCGACAggttttgatcaatttcCTTCTCGAGCTTAAGTAAAAAATTGGACTTTCGGGAGTCATCGTACTTCTTCTGTAGTTTCTCCAATTCAAGTTCACAGTCCTTTAGATTATCGTCACTCAAGTTTGACGAGGTGATTTTCCCTTCCAAATCTCTGATTTTGCTAGTGAACTCCTTTGTAGAGTCTAACTTAATTTGCCTCAGGTGTGACTGGATGGAGATTAGTTCATGAATAGATTGAATACGCTTGGATTTTTCCAGTTTTCCTGTTTTGTTGGCCTTTTGTAAATCtttgaactcttcaacCATCTTGTCCAATTCAGAACGAAGCTGATCGTGGAACCCTTGTCTACCTAATTCGTCATCGAGGATTTCATTTAGGCTTTGAAGACTTTCATTATActgtttttctttgaatcCCAAGCTTCCCTGAAGCTTATTCAattcattcaacttgagcTGATTTTCGGTAACATTAAAGTTCAACAGAACAGTTTCTTTGGTAATACTGTCAACTTCCGCATTGTACTCAGCGATTACTTTGTCAAAGTTATTCAACTTATCTAGCAAAGTGCTGATATCATCAGGTAAAATCTCAATTGACTCTTTCAATCTCTCAAATTGTTGAGACAATGAAGTCCTATTGAAAGACATCTGTTCATATTTACTCAATACCAGTTGGAAATCCTGattggaattgaacaacttttcGAGCTTGGATTCTTTCTCGTCTATTTCCATCGATAAGTTTCCAATCTCTTCATTGAGGTCTTCGATTTGtgttttcaagttgttcaaattaTCTACAATCTTCTTGGATCTTTTCTTATCGACCTTCAAATGCTCTACCGATTTCTCCAAAAGCTTTATGTCGACAGACAAATCTTTGTTAATCACCTTCAAATTGTCTAGTATCTTTGTGAATTTAGATGCCTGGAAGATATcgtcaaacttctttttcaaaagaCTAGGTTCACTCAAGGGCCATAAACTCTCATCCTGATGACAGAATATCACGTAGTCCAAAATGGGCTTTGTAATCCCCAAGTAGTTAGGTAGCTCGTTATCTATATCGCTGCTCTTGGCACTGACTGAAGTCCTCTCTCCTCTGACGCTCTTCTCAAGCTGATTCTCCAAGGTCTTGAAAGCATACTTATCTTTACCTTTCTTTGTCAATTGCATTGTTCTGGTGATAACGTATGGTTCACCAGTTACACTGGTGAAGAATAGTTTAATTTGGGCTGAAACAGAGTTTCTTTGGGTGATGTTGGGATCATTTATAAATGCTCCACCTTTAGAATTTGGAGGCAAGAAGCCGGTGGTGGCATACTTTAAACATTCAATCACCGTGGTCTTTCCACTCCCATTGGCACCACATATCAATGTCAAGGGTGTTCCAAACGCTATACTCTCGGGTTTCTCACAGGTGAAAGATCTGACACCCTGAATTGAGAGTTTCTTAATGCTAGACATGTCAAACCGATTGGTTTTCAAGACGCGAACATCTGCAAAATTACATTTACTACCTAATTGATACCTAATTAATATGGGTCTTCTGTAACTCTTCGGCCACATCGTCCACGGCTTCATCCTTGTCTTCGTCGGTGCCGTCTAACTCTTTACCCAATGCAACAAAATCTATGATTTCCAcctcttcgtcatcttcttcatcatcttcatcttcctcatcGCTATCCTCACCTTCCATCTCATCTAAATCGTCAATTTCCTTGTCTTCGAACAATTCCacaaacttttcaatcaactcgtcatcttcttccaatttgtTCCCGTtgatctccaacttctGTACGGTGACTTTTCCAGAATCAATCAACTCGTACAATTTGGTCAAAGCTGTCTTGTCCAACTCATTGTACTGCAatttcaaaaccttcaaatcTTTTACAAGAGGtaagttggtcaagatgTGGAGGAAACctttggacttggtcaaacagtcgttcaagttcaactcttccaaggCAGTCCAGGAACCCAAGTTGGAGGCAATTGCACTAGAACCCAAAGAAGTCAAAGTATTGTCTTGCAAgtccaacaccttcaacttctgaTTCTGCTTCAAGCCACTGAGCAAAGTGGCAATTCCAATTGGTCTGATACCATTCTGATATAATCTGACTTCTTGTAAgtctttgtggttgatCAACCCAAGAGCCAAGTATTTCATAGAACCGTTTTCCAATCTGTTTCTGCCACAAATgaaagttttcaaactaGGATActtcttttgtttcttcaaggttGACAACTTGTATAAGGCCTTTCCGATTCTTTCGCCGGAAAAGGGGCCCATTCCATTGTTGGACAAGATCAAGTGTTCCAAGGTATAGGCCTTGGCCAAATAGTtttcaattggttcaattgtttGTAAACCCAAAGCATTGTCACTCAAGTTGATGGTTGTCAACTTTggaaacttcaacaatgttGGCAACAAATGGTCCAAACATTTGGGGACTTCGGTATTTAATCTACCGGTGAAGATATCACTCAAGTTTATTTCTTTCAAGGAATGTTGgaacttggtcaagattTCACTGATTCTCTCTGACGATTCGATCCCGATAGTATTACCAGATAAATCGATTTTCTCGATGTCCGATTTGTCTGACAAATCTTTTGCAATGAATTCGACGTCCTCGGCActgttcaacttcaactgtTTCCCGGCAATAGAGTATTCTATATCTGACATGATACTGTGATTGGTGTTTGTCTCATCGATTGACAAGGGCCTTTTTGTCCTTGTTGGTGGGTGCACGCTATTTGCGCGACTCACCACAAGTTGAGGTGGGtattgaaaatttttacTACTACTAGCTAAGCAGTTATACCAATTGAATATGGCAGGAAGAGTAGAACAAAAGGAACCATCCTTCGTGGAAGGAATCACCAAGTTGCCAGTGTTTACTTTGGGAGTCAACCTTGTGTTGTTTGCCGCGGGCGTTGCGTTTGTGCAATCGCCTTTGATGGACATGTTAGTGCCTCAATTGTAGGGTGACCGAATGATTTATTGTATATAGCACGAATAAACGCATATAAGAAGGGAAGAAATCTATAGAAAAGAGTAGGAGATACTGGATGTATGGTCATATGCTGGGTGTACGGGTCAGTCGGTAATACAGAGGAAGAGTCTCTCCTGTTTTCATTAGCAATATACCTACCGGCCGATAGTACTCTGTCCATCCAAACACAAATCTGTAGAATCCAACTCCATCAAATTCCATAGTTCTTTAATTTGTGGAGAAACCCCATTCACAGGCTTATCGCACACAATCACCAGCCAAATACACTTGCCTCGCCAAAAACTTTCGCCGTGAACCACCACGACCTCGCACGCGTTCCTGTTGTAAGTGGGACCCACCACCTCCCCCTCAGTAAGAGCTGTCACACTAATCGCACTCCACTTCAGGCCGAGGCCACCACCATCTGCAGGTTCGCAACCTCAGTAAATCCGACGGCTGCGCTGGCCCTGGAATTCCCAAGTTTACAAACACCGCTGTTGCGTGGCACCTAACGAACCTCGGCCGGAATCCAGCGACAAAAACAGCTTCACAAATGACTCTATAAATGGGTCCCCTCGGTGCTCCGTGGGTaagacttcttcttcacatGTCACCCTGATGATCTGATCTAAATACTAATTCAAAAAGTATCAAAAATCGAACCACTCTATATTCGTTGCTTGAAGTTCCCCAGGTTTCATATATACAAATCTGGCATAAGCAGTGATCAATTCACTCaggttgaaaaattggatgATTTTACCGAATGCCTCGGTTGATTAAaaattgtttttgtggGGAGCGTGCGCTTAGTATAAAACCGGACCTTCCCCCAGCGGCACACTTTTTATCTAAAAAACATTGCCAACATGTCTTTGAGTGTGAAAAATACCGTCGACTCGTCCAGAGGACCCGACCCTAAAACCTCCATTACTACTGAGAGAGCCAACAACCAGAAATGGGACCCTGTTTTGATGAACCACTTTTTGGAAGGCTCCAAAGAAGCCAGTGAATTAAACAGAACCATGTACCAACAAATGGAAAGAGACCCAATTCTCAGAGCCAATCCCCACTATTATGACTTGGGCAAGGAGGAAGAAAGAGAGTTGACTGCCTTGAGAATCGACAGAATCTCCCAGTACTTAGAAAGTGATACTCCTGCTGAGTACAACAGAAGAGCCAGTTTGATCTCGGTGTTTGACCCTCAATTGAACACCAGAATCGGAGTCAACTTGGGTTTGTTCTTGGGATGTATCAGAGGTAATGGTACCCCTGAAcagttgaagttttggtctgcttccaaagaaaccaagatcttgaagcaTATTTACGGTTGTTTTGCCATGACTGAATTGGCCCATGGCTCGAACGTGGCAGGTTTGGAAACTACCGCTACTTTCGATAAGGAAAATGAccagttcatcatcaacactCCCCACATTGGTGCCACCAAATGGTGGATTGGTGGAGCTGCCCACTCGGCCACTCATACCGCATGTTATGCCAGATTACTTGTGGATGGAAAAGATTATGGTGTGAAGACCTTTATTGTTCCATTGAGAGACTCCAACCATAAGTTGATGCCAGGTATTACcgttggtgatattggtgCCAAGATGGGAAGAGATGGTATTGATAACGGTTGGATACAATTTTCCAACGTTAAGGTTCCAAGATTCTTCATGTTGCAAAAATTCTGTAAGGTCAGCAGAGAAGGAGATGTTGTATTACCTCCTTTAGAACAATTATCTTATTCCGCTTTGTTGGGTGGTAGAGTTACTATGGTCTTGGACTCATACAGAGTGGGTGCTAGATTTTCCACTATTGCCTTAAGATATGCCATTGGTAGAAGACAGTTCAAGTCTGGAAAAAACGAGCTCGAAACCCAATTGTTGGACTACCCATTGCATCAAAGAAGATTATTGCCATTCTTGGCTTTAACCTACTTGGTTTCATGTGGTGCTatgaagttggaaaagacCTACGATAGCGTTTTGGACGGTTTGGACGAAGCCGTTGAAAAGAACGACATGAAGGTGATCCTGAAatccatcaaagaaatgaagTCCTTGTTCATTGACTCTGCTTCTTTAAAGTCCACTTGTACCTGGTTAGCTGCCGATTTGATCGACCAATCCAGACAAGCATGTGGTGGCCACGGTTACTCTGGATACAACGGGTTTGGTAAAGCCTATAATGACTGGGTTGTCCAATGTACTTGGGAAGGTGACAACAATGTGTTGGCCATGAGTGTTGGTAAGCCATTGATTAGAtctattgatgaaatcttgaacaaagacaaaaagGCCTCGGGCTCCATctccttcttgaacaatgcTAAACAATACTTGAATGAAGACAATGTGCTCAAGTCCTTCGAAGATGTTAATGACCTCAAGAAGGTTTTGCTTTCCATTGAAATCTTGATCATCAGATTATGTAAGGATTCTTTGGACACCATCAAGCAAAATGGTGGACAATATGAAATTGTCTCCGGTTCTATGGTtaccatttccaagttgaaggccCATCATtacttgttgaacgagTTTTTGATCAGAACCGAGGCTGCTGATGCTTCTTTGAAACCAtttttgactttgattGCCAGATTATACAGTGCTTCTATTGTGTTGGACAAGTTTTCTGGTGATTTCTTGACTTACTCGGTTGTTTCGCCAAAGTTTATGGGTAAGATCAACCAGGAGTACATTCCAAAGTTGTGTCTTGAAGTCAGACCATTGGTGATCAACTATACTGACTCGTTCCAACAACCTGACATGGCTCTTAATGCTCCAATTGGTAACTTCAATGGTGACATTTATGAGAACTATTTCGGAGTGGTGAAGCAAGAAAACAACCCATTCAACTACAAGGCTCCATACTCGGCTGCTTTAGAGTCTATGTTGAACAGACCTTCGTTGTCTGACAGACAAAGAGGAGAAAGATCGGATTCTGTCAAAGATATCTTATCTAAATAAGTTATTGTGAATGTATGAAGTTTGTTTATAGTCAATTTATTCAAAAGTAACAAGAACGTAATGGGTTATCGAGATAGCGTGTAAGAGATTGTTGTATACGTTTGGCATTATACACCTCTTCTCATCCAAACTGTTTCTATTACTGCAGCTTTTTGTTATCCTTTCTCAAATTGGTAGATTTCACAGATCTATCCATAATTAAACATAAACAATTTCATAAGAATACAAAACAGATAAAAACTTTGACCTTTTTATCCCAAAGCAAAGCATAACAACAAAGGGATATTATAATATATTAATAGTCTCTATTCTGCAATTTTCCTTGCAATTTACTGATTATCGGTgttggttgcaaaatggTCGTGCGAGGACAAATTTATTTAGTTCTTTAACACCTAAACCAGCTTTAAAAAACCTAGAAAACAAGCATAGATGCCTGTACATACTATGAACAGAAATTAAGGGCTGAAAGAACTGCTAAACCTTCCTTATCAACTCCTTTAGTTCTATCCCCCGTCTCCACACATATTTTGTAACATACACGCATGAGGGATCCACTCGCGGCgagaatcaaaaagtgGCAACAGTTGGTTAGCACTAAAAGCACAATCAAGTCATGTCTAGAGAAGATCCACTCAAAGCTGAAAAAGACCTCTCGTCTATATTAGATGAACAGTTCCCCGAAATAGACAAGCTAGACTACAAGTCGGCAATCGACAGGTACTTGATATTGGAGAAACAAACTAGACAATCGTCCGACTTAGCATCCAGCAAGAGGGTTTTATCAGCAATTGTTAATAAATTGATTGACAATAATGACTGGGACTATTTGAACGAGTTGACTCCCATTTTGTCTAAGAAGCATGGTCAATTGAAGTCCAGTATCCAATCTTTTATCGCCCAGATTATcgaaaacttggacaagttaGATGAATCTAAACAACTGGAGTTGGAtaccaaaatcaaagtGATCGAGACCATCCGGACTGTGGGTGATAAGAAA
Protein-coding regions in this window:
- the rna1 gene encoding Ran GAP Rna1 (EggNog:ENOG503NW7Q; BUSCO:EOG09260KNI; COG:A,T,Y), which encodes MSDIEYSIAGKQLKLNSAEDVEFIAKDLSDKSDIEKIDLSGNTIGIESSERISEILTKFQHSLKEINLSDIFTGRLNTEVPKCLDHLLPTLLKFPKLTTINLSDNALGLQTIEPIENYLAKAYTLEHLILSNNGMGPFSGERIGKALYKLSTLKKQKKYPSLKTFICGRNRLENGSMKYLALGLINHKDLQEVRLYQNGIRPIGIATLLSGLKQNQKLKVLDLQDNTLTSLGSSAIASNLGSWTALEELNLNDCLTKSKGFLHILTNLPLVKDLKVLKLQYNELDKTALTKLYELIDSGKVTVQKLEINGNKLEEDDELIEKFVELFEDKEIDDLDEMEGEDSDEEDEDDEEDDEEVEIIDFVALGKELDGTDEDKDEAVDDVAEELQKTHIN
- the RAD50 gene encoding DNA repair protein rad50 (BUSCO:EOG092606WZ; EggNog:ENOG503NU28; COG:L): MSSIKKLSIQGVRSFTCEKPESIAFGTPLTLICGANGSGKTTVIECLKYATTGFLPPNSKGGAFINDPNITQRNSVSAQIKLFFTSVTGEPYVITRTMQLTKKGKDKYAFKTLENQLEKSVRGERTSVSAKSSDIDNELPNYLGITKPILDYVIFCHQDESLWPLSEPSLLKKKFDDIFQASKFTKILDNLKVINKDLSVDIKLLEKSVEHLKVDKKRSKKIVDNLNNLKTQIEDLNEEIGNLSMEIDEKESKLEKLFNSNQDFQSVLSKYEQMSFNRTSLSQQFERLKESIEILPDDISTLLDKLNNFDKVIAEYNAEVDSITKETVSLNFNVTENQLKLNELNKLQGSLGFKEKQYNESLQSLNEILDDELGRQGFHDQLRSELDKMVEEFKDLQKANKTGKSEKSKRIQSIHELISIQSHSRQIKLDSTKEFTSKIRDLEGKITSSNLSDDNLKDCELELEKLQKKYDDSRKSNFLLKLEKEIDQNSSKLNDLEIQYDDYNKKIQSFNNQSELMNKINNTQDLIRHQENSNTSNLKKLQDLISEITIDNFDTKFSQSYGEAKSELESLKEAHDKNLNLKNSIDIKIQLNDSKSFELSDELEKTKSKISEVISENEIDNYESISKEAEDDLNNSVETLKTFEVSKNFRIKAVEVSQQSHNCLLCQRSFNEHELKKFIEYLNNEVKNMSREQVTAEYKEAKADYEMLKSIQPDVVRYKSLVNEVKQSETTKKEALEKLLKDIESQCAKSEEVLTSGQEKFNGLNDHKHLVEEIRRSKNQLKLLKEKLDASEKELNEVGIKESLSIDELNKSVNDVNFEIKSIRNKLSSDKELKFNKERELNKLSGNIKDMEIKIKNIESELSDLKNFKNLITDYQISISKQNLEIEDIEQKLTELNKEKDIEVSNYERLVAQYSEEEQQKKAHVDKIRQRFETFSDLYKKVEQFEQSDLPLLKQNQSDIVQLTNDQEALSIKIAECSKKLKIVEKKINESTNLKSIFRDNIDYRNLQTEISTLDEEISKLNIQEAETQKNQYQSESKKLRDLITNLNSENSYKIGQVKQIKEQVKSLRSELNSEYKDVEHHYHEEWIKLQTNMLISNDLVTYSKSVDNAIMKYHSIKMEEINRMLRYLWSSTYQGTDIDFIAIKSDMNSQNKGNRSYNYRVVMQKGKVELDMRGRCSAGQRVLTSILIRLTLAECFGSHCGMITLDEPTTNLDEENSRSLAESLNRIVESRREQDNFQIIIITHDQKFLSHINADSCEYFYKIQRDNNQASEIKAVPIFQLQDE
- the POX1_2 gene encoding fatty-acyl coenzyme A oxidase (COG:I; EggNog:ENOG503NUCQ), which produces MSLSVKNTVDSSRGPDPKTSITTERANNQKWDPVLMNHFLEGSKEASELNRTMYQQMERDPILRANPHYYDLGKEEERELTALRIDRISQYLESDTPAEYNRRASLISVFDPQLNTRIGVNLGLFLGCIRGNGTPEQLKFWSASKETKILKHIYGCFAMTELAHGSNVAGLETTATFDKENDQFIINTPHIGATKWWIGGAAHSATHTACYARLLVDGKDYGVKTFIVPLRDSNHKLMPGITVGDIGAKMGRDGIDNGWIQFSNVKVPRFFMLQKFCKVSREGDVVLPPLEQLSYSALLGGRVTMVLDSYRVGARFSTIALRYAIGRRQFKSGKNELETQLLDYPLHQRRLLPFLALTYLVSCGAMKLEKTYDSVLDGLDEAVEKNDMKVISKSIKEMKSLFIDSASLKSTCTWLAADLIDQSRQACGGHGYSGYNGFGKAYNDWVVQCTWEGDNNVLAMSVGKPLIRSIDEILNKDKKASGSISFLNNAKQYLNEDNVLKSFEDVNDLKKVLLSIEILIIRLCKDSLDTIKQNGGQYEIVSGSMVTISKLKAHHYLLNEFLIRTEAADASLKPFLTLIARLYSASIVLDKFSGDFLTYSVVSPKFMGKINQEYIPKLCLEVRPLVINYTDSFQQPDMALNAPIGNFNGDIYENYFGVVKQENNPFNYKAPYSAALESMLNRPSLSDRQRGERSDSVKDILSK